One window of the Haloarcula halobia genome contains the following:
- a CDS encoding heavy-metal-associated domain-containing protein — translation MTQTITVEGMTCEHCEQTVEEALEEVEGVTSATADRDSESATVEGSAEQDELVTVVEAAGYDASA, via the coding sequence ATGACTCAGACAATTACCGTCGAAGGAATGACCTGTGAACATTGCGAGCAGACCGTCGAAGAGGCACTCGAAGAGGTTGAGGGGGTTACTTCCGCAACTGCGGATCGCGATTCAGAATCCGCGACGGTTGAGGGATCCGCTGAACAGGATGAACTCGTGACTGTGGTCGAAGCCGCTGGATACGATGCCTCTGCGTAA
- a CDS encoding AsnC family transcriptional regulator, whose amino-acid sequence MRNLDETDLEILSLLADDARRPFSDIGEEVGLSGPAVSDRVKRLQEAGIINNFTIDVNRAHLRAGVPVFIQAEIGTGSLEAARNRVRESDGVEHVFTTSEGDLWFYARVEAQNVRQWVDGLFNEIDVADYTVTLIDEIEWTPSVDGVEFALTCAECNNTVDNEGETTRIDGEIYHFCCPSCLTRFEDRYQRLEEGT is encoded by the coding sequence ATGCGCAATCTGGATGAAACCGACTTGGAAATCCTCTCGTTGCTCGCCGATGACGCTCGCCGCCCGTTCAGCGATATTGGCGAGGAGGTTGGTCTGTCGGGGCCAGCCGTTTCTGACCGGGTCAAACGATTACAGGAAGCTGGCATCATTAACAACTTCACGATTGACGTCAACCGGGCTCATCTCCGAGCTGGTGTTCCGGTATTTATTCAGGCCGAAATCGGCACAGGGTCGTTGGAGGCCGCCCGCAATCGAGTTCGGGAATCCGATGGCGTTGAACACGTCTTCACGACCTCAGAAGGTGATCTTTGGTTCTATGCCCGTGTCGAAGCCCAGAACGTTCGTCAGTGGGTAGATGGGCTCTTTAACGAGATAGATGTAGCGGATTACACCGTCACGCTAATTGACGAGATTGAATGGACACCGTCCGTTGATGGCGTCGAATTTGCACTCACCTGTGCCGAATGTAACAATACCGTCGATAATGAGGGTGAGACGACGCGAATCGACGGCGAGATCTATCACTTCTGTTGCCCGTCCTGTCTCACACGCTTCGAAGATCGGTATCAGCGACTCGAAGAGGGTACGTAA
- a CDS encoding heavy metal translocating P-type ATPase — protein MTSQTIRLDITGMSCANCSATIQDTLESLDGVSEANANFATDEGSVTYDPEEVSLQEIYDAIDESGYGAVSETVTIAISDMTCANCAETNETALESTPGVVNAKVNYATDEGQVTYNPAEVSLDALYDAIEDAGYSPVREDGDDEESGQDARDAARQAETRKQLRLTLFGAMLSAPLLFFLIDNYLLGGTIVPEAVFGVELGWIEFLLATPVQAILGWPFYKNSYKAIVKNGRANMDVLIAIGSTTAYLYSVAVLSGLIAGGVYFDTAALILVFITLGNYLEARSKGQAGEALRKLLEMEAETATIVHEDGSEEEIPLEEVTTGDRMKIRPGEKIPTDGVVVDGQSAVDESMVTGESVPVEKEEGDEVVGSTINENGVLVVEATKVGEDTALQQIVQTVKEAQSRQPDIQNLADRISAYFVPAVIANALFWGVVWFLFPEALAGFVDWLPLWGQVAGGPAPVGGTVSVFEFAIIVFASSILIACPCALGLATPAATMVGTTIGAQNGVLFKGGDILERAKDVDTVVFDKTGTLTEGEMELTDVVVFDSDGNAVTDGGEPTPDGGQLGTRERLSEDDVLRLAAIAESGSEHPLARAIVDGAEERGLDVTEPDDFENVPGHGIKAVIGDSEVLVGNRKLLRDNGIEPSPAKETMERLENEGKTAMLVAYEGELVGVVADADTVKESSKQAVTALQGRGVDVMMITGDNERTARAVAKQVGIDPKNVRAGVLPEDKSNAVDSIQDEGRQAMMVGDGVNDAPALAVAHVGTAIGSGTDVAIEAADVTLMRDDPLDVVKAIRISDATLQKIKQNLVWALGYNTAMIPLASLGLLQPVLAAAAMAFSSVSVLTNSLLFRRYTPDHDYKLFGFLR, from the coding sequence ATGACAAGCCAAACAATCCGTCTCGATATCACGGGGATGTCCTGCGCCAACTGTTCGGCGACGATTCAGGACACTCTCGAATCTCTCGACGGGGTATCGGAGGCGAATGCGAATTTCGCCACCGACGAGGGTTCCGTAACCTACGACCCCGAAGAGGTATCGCTCCAAGAGATCTACGACGCGATTGACGAGTCCGGGTACGGTGCGGTCTCGGAGACGGTGACGATTGCCATCTCCGATATGACCTGTGCCAACTGCGCCGAGACCAACGAAACCGCTCTTGAGAGTACACCGGGTGTCGTTAACGCGAAGGTCAACTACGCGACCGATGAAGGGCAGGTCACCTACAATCCGGCAGAGGTGTCGCTCGATGCGCTGTACGATGCTATCGAGGACGCCGGCTACTCGCCCGTCCGCGAAGATGGGGACGACGAAGAGTCGGGCCAAGACGCACGAGATGCCGCCAGACAGGCTGAGACCCGGAAGCAACTCAGGCTGACCCTCTTTGGGGCAATGTTGTCGGCACCGTTGCTCTTCTTCCTTATCGACAATTATCTGCTCGGTGGCACGATCGTCCCTGAAGCCGTCTTCGGCGTGGAACTCGGCTGGATTGAGTTCCTCCTTGCCACGCCGGTGCAGGCGATCCTCGGCTGGCCGTTCTACAAGAACTCGTACAAGGCGATCGTGAAGAACGGCCGCGCCAATATGGACGTGCTGATTGCGATCGGTTCAACAACGGCTTATCTATACTCTGTGGCAGTCCTGTCTGGACTCATCGCGGGTGGGGTCTACTTCGACACGGCAGCCCTCATCCTCGTGTTCATTACGCTCGGTAACTACCTCGAAGCTCGGTCGAAGGGTCAAGCGGGTGAGGCCCTCCGGAAGCTCCTCGAAATGGAAGCCGAAACGGCGACCATTGTCCACGAGGACGGCAGTGAAGAAGAAATTCCGCTTGAAGAGGTCACAACGGGTGACCGGATGAAAATCCGTCCGGGCGAGAAGATCCCCACAGACGGTGTTGTTGTCGACGGTCAGTCCGCCGTCGACGAGTCGATGGTCACTGGCGAATCTGTCCCTGTAGAGAAAGAAGAGGGCGATGAGGTCGTCGGCTCGACGATCAACGAGAACGGCGTCCTCGTTGTGGAGGCGACGAAGGTCGGCGAGGACACGGCCCTCCAGCAGATCGTTCAGACTGTCAAGGAAGCCCAGTCGCGCCAGCCTGACATCCAGAACCTCGCGGACCGCATCTCCGCGTACTTCGTGCCGGCGGTCATCGCGAATGCCCTATTCTGGGGTGTTGTCTGGTTCCTATTCCCCGAGGCTCTCGCCGGCTTCGTCGACTGGCTCCCGTTGTGGGGTCAGGTCGCTGGCGGCCCTGCTCCAGTCGGTGGGACCGTTTCGGTCTTCGAGTTCGCGATTATTGTCTTCGCGTCCTCGATCCTCATCGCCTGTCCCTGTGCACTAGGGCTGGCGACGCCCGCAGCCACGATGGTCGGGACGACTATCGGGGCCCAGAACGGCGTCCTGTTCAAGGGCGGTGACATCCTCGAGCGCGCGAAAGACGTCGATACAGTCGTCTTCGACAAGACGGGCACCCTCACGGAGGGTGAAATGGAACTCACCGACGTGGTCGTCTTCGATAGCGATGGAAATGCGGTGACTGACGGTGGCGAGCCGACACCGGATGGTGGACAGCTCGGCACTCGTGAGCGCCTCTCAGAGGATGACGTGCTTCGGCTGGCGGCGATAGCCGAAAGCGGGAGCGAACACCCCCTCGCCCGGGCAATCGTCGATGGGGCTGAAGAACGCGGGCTGGACGTGACTGAGCCTGACGACTTCGAGAACGTTCCGGGCCACGGCATCAAAGCGGTCATTGGTGACAGTGAGGTGCTGGTCGGCAACCGCAAGTTGCTGCGGGACAACGGCATCGAACCCTCGCCCGCCAAAGAGACGATGGAACGTCTCGAGAACGAGGGGAAGACAGCGATGCTGGTCGCCTACGAGGGTGAGCTCGTAGGTGTGGTCGCGGACGCCGACACAGTGAAAGAAAGCTCCAAGCAGGCTGTCACGGCCCTCCAAGGGCGGGGCGTTGACGTGATGATGATTACGGGCGACAATGAACGAACTGCCCGTGCGGTCGCTAAACAGGTTGGTATCGACCCGAAGAACGTCCGCGCAGGAGTCCTTCCTGAGGACAAGTCTAACGCGGTCGACAGTATTCAAGATGAGGGGCGGCAGGCGATGATGGTGGGCGACGGCGTCAACGACGCGCCGGCGCTCGCGGTGGCCCACGTCGGGACAGCAATCGGCTCCGGCACCGATGTCGCCATCGAGGCTGCGGACGTCACGCTGATGCGAGACGACCCGCTCGACGTGGTAAAGGCGATCCGCATCTCGGACGCGACACTCCAGAAGATCAAGCAGAACCTCGTGTGGGCGCTCGGGTACAACACGGCGATGATTCCGTTAGCGTCGCTCGGCCTCCTACAGCCCGTGCTCGCTGCAGCAGCAATGGCGTTCTCGTCGGTGTCGGTGCTGACGAACAGCCTGCTGTTCCGCCGATACACCCCCGATCACGACTACAAGCTCTTCGGATTCCTTCGCTAA